The genomic region tatttctttcctcccaatctgtataccttttatttccttttcttgttttattgcattgcctaagacttccagtatgatgttgaaaagcagtggtgagagggatGTCCTTGCCTTGTTCTCAGTCTTCGTGGGAAAACTTTGAGTttctcatcattaagtatgatgttatttgtaggtttttttgtagatattcttttaAAGTTAAGGAAGTTCCCCTCTACACCCaatttactgagattttttttctttatcatcaaTGAGTGTTGAATTCTGTCaatgtgttttctgtatttactgATATGATCAAGTTAATTTTCTTCCTTAGCCTGTTGATGTAATGGATTACATTACTGATTATCAAGTGTTAAACTGACCTTGCATACCTAAAGTAGATCCCACATGGTCATAGTGTACAAATCTTTTCATACATCCTTAgatttgatttgccaatattttgttgacagcctttgcatctgtgtttatgaGAAATACTAGTCTTCAGTTTTCTTGTAATAGCTATGTCTGGATTTGGATtggggtaatgctggcctcataaaattagTTAGAAAGTACTCCCTCGTCCGCCGCCATCCTGGTTGCGTGTGGTTGACTGTGATCGCCATGTCTTCTCACAAGACTTTCAGAATCAAGCGATtcctggccaagaaacaaaagcagaatcgtCCTATTCCCCAGTGGATTCggatgaaaactggtaataaaatcaggTACAATTCCAAGAGGAGACACTGGAGAAGAACCAAACTGGGTCTGTGAGGAAGCATCGCACATCATGAAATAGCAAACATAATTGGCACACATATTTAAGCCACATGGAGATCACATGTTCCTATCTTATCAATATGGAAACATCCTTCCTACCTGGCCAATAGACATGTCTTATCAAGAGAATGATTTTCTCTGTTACTATGCCTCTATACCAGTAGGTTGGTTCAgtaataaatgtgagacctttcagctgaaaaaaaaaaaaaaaaaaaaaaaaaaaaaaagaaagtactccCTCTGCATCTATCTTCTGAAGGAAATTATGGacaattggtataatttcttccttcaatgtttgatagaattcaccagtgactCCATCTGGGCcatgttttctattttggaaaattattagttattgattcaatttctttaatagacatTAAGCTATTCATATTGTCCTTTACTTCTTATTGTGA from Canis lupus familiaris isolate Mischka breed German Shepherd unplaced genomic scaffold, alternate assembly UU_Cfam_GSD_1.0 chrUn_S1955H2154, whole genome shotgun sequence harbors:
- the LOC119878832 gene encoding 60S ribosomal protein L39, with product MSSHKTFRIKRFLAKKQKQNRPIPQWIRMKTGNKIRYNSKRRHWRRTKLGL